One segment of Anopheles stephensi strain Indian chromosome 3, UCI_ANSTEP_V1.0, whole genome shotgun sequence DNA contains the following:
- the LOC118510920 gene encoding box C/D snoRNA protein 1 isoform X1, whose amino-acid sequence MFSFITAGCPTELSKHRYPDIQNTCTCEVNSSIQIALLLVSRLPFRAASTQFPFYNMMSTDDVEDQPKVPSLKDQRLGLCEACNACAAQYTCPRCEVKTCSLACLNLHKQELKCDGIRDRTKYIPLVKMTRVDLMNDYYFLEECTKFVQDRKRDHRKRFTCINKYLPNHLARLQRAASTRGTCLRFMLQHFSKRQKNTTYLDFKSGKIMWRIEWCFPDGSETLAFVDENVSEDCKLHDIVDKYLQPAGKSNIPGATKLVYYQARGISAVSLLLKAEGIKQCRDRTIQLNINDTLHEALRGKTVVEFPTIYVVFTDHLDQYDVVDSEADMEVEMQQYNRFLRDSQTQTGRCSNLGNIEGRLDKMKIEQLNQPTENDGDELHDTSCNYLFSDESYLNQLSESDGESSNENESTMPKKPKSESFNSGGDENINTTSS is encoded by the exons ATGTTTTCTTTCATAACAGCTGGCTGCCCCACTGAGCTGTCAAAACATCGCTATCCCGATATACAAAACACTTGCACGTGCGAAGTCAATTCCTCAATACAAATCGCGCTCCTGCTGGTCAGCCGATTACCGTTCCGCGCAGCTTCAACCCAATTTCCTTTCTATAACATGATGAGTACCGACGACGTCGAGGACCAACCTAAAGTCCCTAGCTTGAAAGACCAGAG GTTAGGATTATGCGAGGCATGCAATGCGTGTGCCGCTCAATACACTTGCCCACGTTGCGAGGTTAAAACTTGCAGCTTAGCGTGCTTGAATCTGCACAAACAAGAGCTGAAATGTGATGGAATTAGAGACCGCACAAAGTACATTCCGTTGGTGAAAATGACTAGAGTGGATCTCATGAATGATTACTACTTCTTGGAAGAATGCACCAAATTCGTGCAGGATCGCAAACGGGATCACAGAAAGCGGTTTACGTGTATCAACAAATATCTACCGAACCATTTGGCCCGACTTCAGCGCGCGGCTTCGACTCGTGGAACATGTTTGAGGTTTATGTTGCAACATTTCAGCAAACGTCAGAAGAACACCACCTATCTTGATTTCAAAAGTGGAAAAATTATGTGGCGCATCGAGTGGTGTTTCCCAGATGGTAGTGAGACTTTGGCCTTTGTAGATGAAAACGTGAGCGAAGATTGCAAACTGCACGACATTGTAGATAAATATTTGCAACCAGCGGGGAAATCAAACATCCCGGGAGCAACCAAACTTGTCTACTACCAAGCGCGAGGAATTTCGGCGGTCTCGTTGCTGCTCAAAGCAGAAGGAATTAAGCAATGTCGGGACCGCACGATACAGCTTAATATCAACGATACCCTTCACGAAGCTTTACGGGGAAAAACTGTGGTGGAATTTCCAACGATTTACGTCGTGTTTACCGACCATTTAGATCAATACGATGTCGTCGATAGTGAAGCCGATATGGAGGTGGAAATGCAACAATACAATCGCTTCTTACGCGACAGCCAAACACAAACGGGCCGTTGTTCGAATCTAGGAAACATAGAGGGTCGGCTAGACAAAATGAAAATAGAACAGCTAAATCAACCGACTGAGAATGATGGGGATGAACTACACGACACATCTTGTAATTACCTTTTTAGCGATGAATCATATCTGAACCAATTGTCAGAATCAGATGGAGAGTCATCGAACGAGAACGAATCAACTATGCCAAAAAAACCTAAATCAGAATCTTTCAACTCTGGTGGTGATGAAAATATTAACACCACGTCAAGCTAA
- the LOC118510918 gene encoding folylpolyglutamate synthase, mitochondrial isoform X2, with protein MEEIAWQKAGIIKAGSDVFTVPQPAQCIEVIERECRQLKATLHIVPPTLHEYCWAKQPSLMEDTCSIVGMNTSLAIQIATNWIHKQHSKTAQNTVPLFVTERTTHGIDTCFWPGRLQRISYDSGKTLYLDGAHTVESMEVCARWFNAKSNCDHKRLLIFNTTGDRDSFKLLSTLLSVTKFDAAFFVPNIAFRGTTRADAINHNFPLENQMQRCRENCIYWTETMQNMNGFVHETIESVFTQIDKDFNRELGDSDILITGSVHLIGAVLTALKLERYAHTSSPAK; from the exons ATGGAGGAAATCGCCTGGCAAAAGGCTGGCATCATAAAAGCAGGTTCGGACGTGTTCACAGTTCCTCAGCCGGCGCAATGCATCGAAGTTATTGAGCGAGAATGCCGACAGTTAAAG GCTACTCTTCACATAGTACCGCCGACATTGCACGAGTATTGCTGGGCCAAACAACCTTCGTTGATGGAAGACACATGCAGCATCGTCGGGATGAATACTTCGTTAGCAATTCAGATAGCAACGAATTGGATACACAAGCAGCATTCCAAGACTGCACAGAATACCGTGCCATTGTTCGTGACAGAGCGGACAACTCATGGCATTGATACCTGCTTCTGGCCCGGGCGACTGCAACGGATATCATATGATTCCGGAAAAACGCTTTATCTCGATGGTGCTCATACGGTGGAAAGTATGGAAGTATGCGCCCGTTGGTTTAATGCGAAGTCGAATTG tgACCACAAACGGTTGTTGATTTTTAACACAACCGGAGACCGTGATTCATTCAAGTTGCTGTCCACTCTCCTATCGGTAACAAAATTCGATGCAGCGTTCTTCGTTCCCAACATAGCTTTCCGTGGCACAACGCGAGCTGACGCCATAAACCATAATTTTCCGCTCGAGAACCAAATGCAGCGATGCAGGGAAAACTGTATCTACTGGACTGAAACGATGCAAAATATGAACGGTTTCGTACATGAAACAATCGAGTCTGTCTTTACGCAAATTGATAAGGATTTTAACCGGGAGTTGGGAGATTCCGATATTTTAATAACGGGTTCAGTGCATTTGATAGGAGCCGTGTTGACAGCACTCAAACTAGAACGCTATGCCCATACATCATCACCTGCGAAATGA
- the LOC118510915 gene encoding uncharacterized protein LOC118510915 translates to MSDQFTKRVKYNSYLYRYRDATERRAALLEQNDEELAAGGSSYVIGSNQGAGDAPMDYHSEGSSNVMAEEAGETTSEPECDEFVTDYLVESSDDERMDTERTEGYDVEAELRRWAISTNQSYNSISQVMEIIRNVSSCNLPKDARTLLKTHRNDSNEVVTINGSQYWYNGIRRCLLNELSRSDIALDSYSKLELNVSIDGLPIFKSSNLQFWPILFNVHNIPEVPVMTIAVYSGSTKPADIDQFLQPFVDELNFLMENGITINNKKISIELRVIIADSPARAYIKGVAGFNSRDGCLKCATKGRSLNGRTAFSSYTELERTDHGFRLRIYEGHHKYCTPLLKLNNFDIIKQIIVADQLHLIDLGITKRTIVSFMEGKFGVKKKLSNTQINNLSAMLTNIKLPIEIHRKFRSMRDYKHWKGSEYSSFLFYASFVILKEITNEEQYKHFMLFFCSLTLFSSNVYKEHWPLANTLIQLYVKHYANIYGPEFISSNVHNLLHIFKEVEQFGPISSISSYPFENHLQHLKRSLRSGWKCLEQTINRLSEKEVFNTRSANLCLNFPSVHTRTGTVTLHVRKAFLLKTGERNEWFLTKSGNVCKFITAHEQYRNIKIVAKKLSQTDDCFVYPLNSKFMHMHHGNLSDLEHTELDVNIEDIRCKLVAVPLSKENEYQYVPLIHTLVG, encoded by the exons ATGAGTGACCAATTCACTAAACGagtaaaatataattcataTTTGTATCGTTATCGCGATGCGACAGAGCGCCGAGCAGCTTTGCTAGAGCAGAATGACGAAGAGCTAGCTGCAGGAGGAAGTTCATACG ttATTGGAAGCAACCAAGGCGCAGGCGATGCACCTATGGATTATCATTCAGAAGGATCTTCCAATGTGATGGCAGAAGAAGCCGGTGAAACGACAAGCGAACCTGAATGTGATGAGTTTGTTACGGACTATTTAGTTGAAAGCTCTGACGATGAAAGAATGGACACAGAACGCACAGAAGGGTATGATGTAGAAGCCGAATTACGTCGATGGGCAATATCCACCAATCAATCGTATAATTCTATAAGTCAAGTTATGGAAATCATACGAAACGTGAGTTCTTGTAATCTTCCAAAAGATGCTAGAACTTTGCTGAAGACTCATCGAAATGACTCAAATGAAGTTGTAACGATAAACGGAAGTCAGTATTGGTATAACGGAATAAGACGATGTCTGCTCAACGAACTAAG CCGCAGCGATATAGCTCTCGATTCGTATTCTAAGCTGGAACTTAATGTTTCTATTGATGGATTACCCATATTTAAAAGCAGCAATCTTCAATTTTGGCCAATATTATTCAACGTTCATAACATTCCAGAAGTGCCGGTAATGACCATTGCAGTTTACAGCGGATCAACAAAACCAGCAGATATCGATCAATTTCTTCAGCCCTTCGTTGATGAACTTAACTTCCTtatggaaaatggaataacCATCAATAACAAAAAGATTTCCATAGAATTACGTGTCATTATAGCTGATTCACCTGCTCGAGCATATATTAAAG GTGTTGCTGGTTTCAACTCACGAGATGGTTGCTTGAAATGCGCAACGAAAGGAAGAAGCCTTAATGGAAGAACTGCATTTTCCAGTTATACTGAACTTGAGCGAACAGATCATGGGTTCAGATTACGAATTTACGAAGGTCATCATAAATATTGTACTCCATTGTTGAAACTAAATAACTTCGACATTATCAAACAAATAATCGTCGCAGATCAACTACATTTGATAGACTTAGGTATCACCAAACGCACGATCGTAAGTTtcatggaaggaaaatttggcgttaaaaaaaagcttagcaaTACACAAATTAACAATTTGTCTGCAATGCTGACCAACATCAAACTTCCTATTGAAATTCACAGAAAGTTCCGTTCAATGCGTGACTATAAGCACTGGAAAGGCTCAGAATATTCctcatttctattttatgCCAGTTTCGTTATACTCAAAGAGATAACAAATGAAGAACAATACAAGCACTTCATGCTGTTCTTTTGTAGCTTAACTTTGTTTTCCTCAAATGTTTACAAAGAACATTGGCCTTTAGCAAACACGTTGATTCAACTTTATGTAAAACATTACGCAAATATCTATGGCCCGGAATTTATTTCAAGCAATGTACACAATCTGCTACATATATTCAAAGAAGTTGAACAATTTGGTCCAATTAGTAGCATATCTTCTTATCCATTTGAAAACCATTTGCAGCATTTAAAACGTTCATTGCGTTCTGGCTGGAAATGCTTAGAGCAAACTATAAATAGACTTTCCGAAAAAGAAGTTTTTAACACTCGTTCAGCTAATCTATGTTTAAATTTCCCTTCTGTTCATACCAGAACTGGCACAGTAACATTACATGTCCGCAAAGCCTTTCTTTTAAAAACTGGGGAACGTAACGAATGGTTTTTGACCAAAAGTGGTAATGTGTGCAAATTTATCACTGCACATGAACAATACCGTAACATAAAaattgttgcgaaaaaatTGTCTCAAACAGACGATTGTTTTGTATATCCTTTGAATTCTAAATTTATGCATATGCATCATGGAAACCTGAGCGATCTGGAACATACGGAATTGGATGTTAATATTGAGGATATACGATGTAAATTGGTAGCTGTTCCCCTTTCCAAAGAAAATGAGTATCAATATGTTCCATTAATTCATACCCTCGTAGGCtaa
- the LOC118510917 gene encoding uncharacterized protein LOC118510917 isoform X1: MSDQFTKRVKYNSYLYRYRDATERRAALLEQNDEELVAGESSYVIGSNQGAGDAPMDYHSEGSSNVMAVEAGETTSEPECDEFVTDYLVESSDDERMDTERTEGYDVEAELRRWAISTNQSYNSISQVMEIIRNVSSCNLPKDARTLLKTHRNDSNEVVTINGSQYWYNGIRRCLLNELSRSDIALDSYSKLELNVSIDGLPIFKSSNLQFWPILFNVHNIPEVPVMTIAVYSGSTKPADIDQFLQPFVDELNFLMENGITINNKKISIELRVIIADSPARAYIEGVAGFNSRDGCLKCATKGRSLNGRTAFSSYTELERTDHGFKLRIYEGHHKYCTPLLKLNNFDIIKQIIVADQLHLIDLGITKRTIVSFMEGKFGVKKKLSNTQINNLSAMLTNIKLPIEIHRKFRSLRDYKHWKGSEYSSFLFYASFVILKEITNEEQYKHFMLFFCSLTLFSSNVYKEHWPLANTMIQLYVKHYANIYGPEFISSNVHNLLHIFKEVEQFGPISSIYSYPFENHLQHLKRSLRSGWKCLEQTINRLSEKEVFNTRSANLCLNFPSVHTRTGTVTLHVRKAFLLKTGERNEWFLTKSGNVCKFITAHEQDRNIKIVAKKLSQTDDCFVYPLNSKFMHMHHGNLSDLEHTELDVNIGDIRCKLVAVPLSKENEYQYVPLIHTLVG; encoded by the exons ATGAGTGACCAATTCACTAAACGagtaaaatataattcataTTTGTATCGTTATCGCGATGCTACAGAGCGCCGAGCAGCTTTGCTAGAGCAGAATGACGAAGAGCTAGTTGCAGGAGAAAGTTCATACG ttATTGGAAGCAACCAAGGCGCAGGCGATGCACCTATGGATTATCATTCAGAAGGATCTTCCAATGTGATGGCAGTAGAAGCCGGTGAAACGACAAGCGAACCTGAATGTGATGAGTTTGTTACGGACTATTTAGTTGAAAGCTCTGACGATGAAAGAATGGACACAGAACGCACAGAAGGGTATGATGTAGAAGCCGAATTACGTCGATGGGCAATATCCACCAATCAATCGTATAATTCTATAAGTCAAGTTATGGAAATCATACGAAACGTGAGTTCTTGTAATCTTCCAAAAGATGCTAGAACTTTGCTGAAGACTCATCGAAATGACTCAAATGAAGTTGTAACGATAAACGGAAGTCAGTATTGGTATAACGGGATAAGACGATGTCTGCTCAACGAACTAAG CCGCAGCGATATAGCTCTCGATTCGTATTCTAAACTGGAACTTAATGTTTCTATTGATGGATTACCCATATTTAAAAGCAGCAATCTTCAATTTTGGCCAATATTATTCAACGTTCATAACATTCCAGAAGTGCCGGTAATGACCATTGCAGTTTACAGCGGATCAACAAAACCAGCAGATATCGATCAATTTCTTCAGCCCTTCGTTGATGAACTTAACTTCCTtatggaaaatggaataacCATCAATAACAAAAAGATTTCCATAGAATTACGTGTCATTATAGCTGATTCACCTGCTCGAGCATATATTGAAG GTGTTGCTGGTTTCAACTCACGAGATGGTTGCTTGAAATGCGCAACGAAAGGAAGAAGCCTTAATGGAAGAACTGCATTTTCCAGTTATACTGAACTTGAGCGAACAGATCATGGGTTCAAATTACGAATTTACGAAGGTCATCATAAATATTGTACTCCATTGTTGAAACTAAATAACTTCGACATTATCAAACAAATAATCGTCGCAGATCAACTACATTTGATAGACTTAGGTATCACCAAACGCACGATCGTAAGTTtcatggaaggaaaatttggcgttaaaaaaaagcttagcaaTACACAAATTAACAATTTGTCTGCAATGCTGACCAACATTAAACTTCCTATTGAAATTCACAGAAAGTTCCGTTCATTGCGTGACTATAAGCACTGGAAAGGCTCAGAATATTCctcatttctattttatgCCAGTTTCGTTATACTCAAAGAGATAACAAATGAAGAACAATACAAGCACTTCATGCTGTTCTTTTGTAGCTTAACTTTGTTTTCCTCAAATGTTTACAAAGAACATTGGCCTTTAGCAAACACGATGATTCAACTTTATGTAAAACACTACGCAAATATCTATGGCCCGGAATTTATTTCAAGCAATGTACACAATCTGCTACATATATTCAAAGAAGTTGAACAATTTGGTCCAATTAGTAGCATATATTCTTATCCATTTGAAAACCATTTGCAGCATTTAAAACGTTCATTGCGTTCTGGCTGGAAATGCTTAGAGCAAACTATAAATAGACTTTCCGAAAAAGAAGTTTTTAACACTCGTTCAGCTAATCTATGTTTAAATTTCCCTTCTGTTCATACCAGAACTGGCACGGTAACATTACATGTCCGCAAAGCCTTTCTTTTAAAAACTGGGGAACGTAACGAATGGTTTTTGACCAAAAGTGGTAATGTGTGCAAATTTATCACTGCACATGAACAAGACCGTAACATAAAaattgttgcgaaaaaatTGTCTCAAACTGATGATTGTTTTGTATATCCTTTGAATTCTAAATTTATGCATATGCATCATGGAAACCTGAGCGATCTGGAACATACGGAATTGGATGTTAATATTGGGGATATACGATGTAAATTGGTAGCTGTTCCCCTTTCCAAAGAAAATGAGTATCAATATGTTCCATTAATTCATACCCTCGTAGGCtaa
- the LOC118510924 gene encoding vesicle-trafficking protein SEC22b — protein sequence MALMTMIARFVDGLPLVGTMQEDEQSGRSILEYQNQAKLLFRKLGPNSPTRCSIETGPYLFHYLIEHDVCYLVMCDKMFSKRIAFNYLEDIAQEFHNNYGRRVNTVTRPYAFIEFDIYIQKARKTLTDRRRNINTINNQLQDVQRIMVQNIDDVLQRGTVLSELDTKTQNLSMLSQKYKKDASYLNRKSLYVKGAVAGIVLIVFVLYFWVI from the exons ATGGCCCTCATGACGATGATAGCTAGGTTTGTGGATGGGCTTCCTCTGGTGGGAACTATGCAAGAAGATGAGCAG TCCGGTCGAAGCATACTAGAATACCAGAATCAAGCTAAATTGCTCTTTCGGAAACTAGGGCCCAACTCGCCAACACGATGCAGCATAGAAACCGGTCCTTACCTATTTCA TTATTTAATTGAGCACGATGTTTGTTATTTGGTGATGTGTGACAAGATGTTCTCGAAGAGGATTGCCTTCAACTATCTGGAGGATATTGCACAGGAATTCCACAACAATTATGGTCGGCGGGTGAACACCGTAACTCGGCCGTACGCTTTTATTGAGTTTGATATCTACATTCAAAAGGCTCGAAAGACTTTGACCGATCGCCGAAGAAACATCAATACAATCAATAATCAGCTGCAGGATGTGCAAAGGATTATG GTTCAAAATATTGATGATGTTTTGCAACGCGGCACGGTACTATCGGAACTGGATACCAAAACACAGAACCTATCGATGCTTTCCCAAAAGTATAAGAAGGATGCGTCGTATTTAAATCGTAAATCGCTTTACGTTAAAGGAGCAGTTGCAGGCATAGTtttaattgtgtttgtgttataCTTTTGGGTTATTTAA
- the LOC118510920 gene encoding box C/D snoRNA protein 1 isoform X2 encodes MMSTDDVEDQPKVPSLKDQRLGLCEACNACAAQYTCPRCEVKTCSLACLNLHKQELKCDGIRDRTKYIPLVKMTRVDLMNDYYFLEECTKFVQDRKRDHRKRFTCINKYLPNHLARLQRAASTRGTCLRFMLQHFSKRQKNTTYLDFKSGKIMWRIEWCFPDGSETLAFVDENVSEDCKLHDIVDKYLQPAGKSNIPGATKLVYYQARGISAVSLLLKAEGIKQCRDRTIQLNINDTLHEALRGKTVVEFPTIYVVFTDHLDQYDVVDSEADMEVEMQQYNRFLRDSQTQTGRCSNLGNIEGRLDKMKIEQLNQPTENDGDELHDTSCNYLFSDESYLNQLSESDGESSNENESTMPKKPKSESFNSGGDENINTTSS; translated from the exons ATGATGAGTACCGACGACGTCGAGGACCAACCTAAAGTCCCTAGCTTGAAAGACCAGAG GTTAGGATTATGCGAGGCATGCAATGCGTGTGCCGCTCAATACACTTGCCCACGTTGCGAGGTTAAAACTTGCAGCTTAGCGTGCTTGAATCTGCACAAACAAGAGCTGAAATGTGATGGAATTAGAGACCGCACAAAGTACATTCCGTTGGTGAAAATGACTAGAGTGGATCTCATGAATGATTACTACTTCTTGGAAGAATGCACCAAATTCGTGCAGGATCGCAAACGGGATCACAGAAAGCGGTTTACGTGTATCAACAAATATCTACCGAACCATTTGGCCCGACTTCAGCGCGCGGCTTCGACTCGTGGAACATGTTTGAGGTTTATGTTGCAACATTTCAGCAAACGTCAGAAGAACACCACCTATCTTGATTTCAAAAGTGGAAAAATTATGTGGCGCATCGAGTGGTGTTTCCCAGATGGTAGTGAGACTTTGGCCTTTGTAGATGAAAACGTGAGCGAAGATTGCAAACTGCACGACATTGTAGATAAATATTTGCAACCAGCGGGGAAATCAAACATCCCGGGAGCAACCAAACTTGTCTACTACCAAGCGCGAGGAATTTCGGCGGTCTCGTTGCTGCTCAAAGCAGAAGGAATTAAGCAATGTCGGGACCGCACGATACAGCTTAATATCAACGATACCCTTCACGAAGCTTTACGGGGAAAAACTGTGGTGGAATTTCCAACGATTTACGTCGTGTTTACCGACCATTTAGATCAATACGATGTCGTCGATAGTGAAGCCGATATGGAGGTGGAAATGCAACAATACAATCGCTTCTTACGCGACAGCCAAACACAAACGGGCCGTTGTTCGAATCTAGGAAACATAGAGGGTCGGCTAGACAAAATGAAAATAGAACAGCTAAATCAACCGACTGAGAATGATGGGGATGAACTACACGACACATCTTGTAATTACCTTTTTAGCGATGAATCATATCTGAACCAATTGTCAGAATCAGATGGAGAGTCATCGAACGAGAACGAATCAACTATGCCAAAAAAACCTAAATCAGAATCTTTCAACTCTGGTGGTGATGAAAATATTAACACCACGTCAAGCTAA
- the LOC118509211 gene encoding uncharacterized protein LOC118509211, translated as MENTPRKIVVLNMRDGKYVLSEKPQPTASSSQPTLHPDFIKQLPTAKNTSKNIQPATNIVHRSVSAASSSQPTLHPDFIKQLPTAKNTSKNIQPATNIVHRSVSAGLYGFLGMRLKDWEQY; from the exons ATGGAAAa CACACCACGCAAGATTGTGGTGCTCAATATGAGAgacggaaaatatgttttatccgAGAAGCCGCAGCCTACag cttcctcatcacaaccaacactacatccagattttataaaacaactaccgacggcaaaaaatacatcaaagAACATCCAACCTGCAACAAACATCGTTCACCGCAGTGTTTCCGCAG cttcctcatcacaaccaacactacatccagattttataaaacaactaccgacggcaaaaaatacatcaaagAACATCCAACCTGCAACAAACATCGTTCACCGCAGTGTTTCCGCAGGTTTGTATGGTTTTCTCGGCATGCGTTTAAAAGATTGGGAGCAGTATTAA
- the LOC118510918 gene encoding folylpolyglutamate synthase, mitochondrial isoform X1 — protein MLRWANNLKRRIAVEKSACEVALMSFLNVSCMKSRPLATMHASAVAEQNYENAISSLNSLQSNFSVLQTSVLRKHKDDCKHINDTIKYLDRVGISLARLDTLPAIHVSGTKGKGSTCAMIESILRSNGYRTGFFSSPHLVSVTERVRLNGMPISTDKFSAHFWKIYNQLNATQEHNVDMPSYFCFLTILAFDIFLREAVDVCVIEVGIGGRYDCTNVLRKANTVGITSLGLEHTKLLGNTMEEIAWQKAGIIKAGSDVFTVPQPAQCIEVIERECRQLKATLHIVPPTLHEYCWAKQPSLMEDTCSIVGMNTSLAIQIATNWIHKQHSKTAQNTVPLFVTERTTHGIDTCFWPGRLQRISYDSGKTLYLDGAHTVESMEVCARWFNAKSNCDHKRLLIFNTTGDRDSFKLLSTLLSVTKFDAAFFVPNIAFRGTTRADAINHNFPLENQMQRCRENCIYWTETMQNMNGFVHETIESVFTQIDKDFNRELGDSDILITGSVHLIGAVLTALKLERYAHTSSPAK, from the exons ATGCTTCGTTGGGCAAACAATCTGAAGCGCAGAATAGCTGTGGAGAAGTCCGCGTGTGAGGTGGCTTTGATGTCATTTTTAAATGTGTCTTGCATGAAATCGCGGCCACTTGCTACAATGCACGCATCTGCTGTTGCGGAACAAAATTATGAG AACGCCATTTCATCGCTGAACTCGTTACAATCAAACTTCAGCGTGCTTCAAACATCTGTTCTCCGGAAGCATAAGGATGACTGCAAGCATATCAACGATACGATAAAATATTTAGACCGCGTTGGGATTTCGTTGGCGCGTTTGGATACATTGCCTGCGATACACGTGTCCGGGACAAAGGGAAAG GGCTCAACTTGTGCAATGATAGAATCAATCTTGAGGTCAAACGGTTATCGTACCGGATTTTTTAGTTCACCGCACTTGGTGTCCGTTACGGAGCGAGTTCGTCTGAATGGAATGCCTATTTCAACTGACAAATTTAGTGCACACTTTTGGAAAATCTACAACCAACTGAATGCAACGCAAGAGCATAATGTGGACATGCCAtcatacttttgttttctaacTATTCTGGCATTTGACATCTTTCTGCGGGAAGCGGTGGACGTTTGTGTTATAGAGGTTGGTATCGGTGGAAGATACGACTGTACGAATGTGTTGCGGAAGGCCAATACGGTAGGGATAACTTCTCTCGGTTTGGAGCATACAAAGCTGCTGGGCAACACGATGGAGGAAATCGCCTGGCAAAAGGCTGGCATCATAAAAGCAGGTTCGGACGTGTTCACAGTTCCTCAGCCGGCGCAATGCATCGAAGTTATTGAGCGAGAATGCCGACAGTTAAAG GCTACTCTTCACATAGTACCGCCGACATTGCACGAGTATTGCTGGGCCAAACAACCTTCGTTGATGGAAGACACATGCAGCATCGTCGGGATGAATACTTCGTTAGCAATTCAGATAGCAACGAATTGGATACACAAGCAGCATTCCAAGACTGCACAGAATACCGTGCCATTGTTCGTGACAGAGCGGACAACTCATGGCATTGATACCTGCTTCTGGCCCGGGCGACTGCAACGGATATCATATGATTCCGGAAAAACGCTTTATCTCGATGGTGCTCATACGGTGGAAAGTATGGAAGTATGCGCCCGTTGGTTTAATGCGAAGTCGAATTG tgACCACAAACGGTTGTTGATTTTTAACACAACCGGAGACCGTGATTCATTCAAGTTGCTGTCCACTCTCCTATCGGTAACAAAATTCGATGCAGCGTTCTTCGTTCCCAACATAGCTTTCCGTGGCACAACGCGAGCTGACGCCATAAACCATAATTTTCCGCTCGAGAACCAAATGCAGCGATGCAGGGAAAACTGTATCTACTGGACTGAAACGATGCAAAATATGAACGGTTTCGTACATGAAACAATCGAGTCTGTCTTTACGCAAATTGATAAGGATTTTAACCGGGAGTTGGGAGATTCCGATATTTTAATAACGGGTTCAGTGCATTTGATAGGAGCCGTGTTGACAGCACTCAAACTAGAACGCTATGCCCATACATCATCACCTGCGAAATGA
- the LOC118510917 gene encoding uncharacterized protein LOC118510917 isoform X2 — MSDQFTKRVKYNSYLYRYRDATERRAALLEQNDEELVAGESSYVIGSNQGAGDAPMDYHSEGSSNVMAVEAGETTSEPECDEFVTDYLVESSDDERMDTERTEGYDVEAELRRWAISTNQSYNSISQVMEIIRNVSSCNLPKDARTLLKTHRNDSNEVVTINGSQYWYNGIRRCLLNELRLRLLG; from the exons ATGAGTGACCAATTCACTAAACGagtaaaatataattcataTTTGTATCGTTATCGCGATGCTACAGAGCGCCGAGCAGCTTTGCTAGAGCAGAATGACGAAGAGCTAGTTGCAGGAGAAAGTTCATACG ttATTGGAAGCAACCAAGGCGCAGGCGATGCACCTATGGATTATCATTCAGAAGGATCTTCCAATGTGATGGCAGTAGAAGCCGGTGAAACGACAAGCGAACCTGAATGTGATGAGTTTGTTACGGACTATTTAGTTGAAAGCTCTGACGATGAAAGAATGGACACAGAACGCACAGAAGGGTATGATGTAGAAGCCGAATTACGTCGATGGGCAATATCCACCAATCAATCGTATAATTCTATAAGTCAAGTTATGGAAATCATACGAAACGTGAGTTCTTGTAATCTTCCAAAAGATGCTAGAACTTTGCTGAAGACTCATCGAAATGACTCAAATGAAGTTGTAACGATAAACGGAAGTCAGTATTGGTATAACGGGATAAGACGATGTCTGCTCAACGAACTAAG